GGGGACTAACATAAGACCCCACCACCATGGCCCCTCACTTAAGACGTTAGTACCTAGAGATTCGAACTTGCGACCTTGGCGATGAGGAGCAAGCCTTGAACCATCACAGTTGCCTACTAGTGGGtttgcaagatcctgtcgtttccacatattatattataacatttcaatttgtaaaatggacacaatcaatcaaaaaacaccacttgttcaatttttcttctagTTTATCTTTATATTCCAGTACTTTTACATGACTCTATCTCGATACCTTTAATTTTCTCATCGTGTATGTTTCCTGTCCAGTcaacaaatgaccctttaataTCTTTGTCGGTTCAGATTAATCCATATTTCGAAAGGCATTTTGTCAATAGTTTTCGGCAAAGAGGTCACTGAGAATAAACGAAGAGGTCGAGGGCTTGCCAATAGTGACAGTGATGATGGCCGTCATTGCTTGCCGTAGCGGTGGTGGTAACAATGATCACCATCTGGCTTCAACTCCACGCCTTTACTACTTCCCTCCTCGCTCTCAcatccgatttttttttttttttgtccatttcGATATTCCCTCTTAAATGTAATGATTTTACAATACCGTCGAGGAAACATTGCAACGTACTTCGAAAGATCACGGAGTATGTTGCAGAACTTTTGAAACCTCGTGGCCAAATTATAATGGTCCAAAAATAGGGGCAATAAAGTACAATTCTATTAAGGGCCTGTTTGATAACCAGctaaattgtaaaaaaattctattattttgttttcgagagtaattttaaaatagaatcgtatttggtaaaaattttgttctctgaagtagatttggaacagaataaaaaaaaaaaaatttgattcttgttcttagaaacaattataaaatcaacctcatattttctcttttattttcttttttttcttattcttcttctattttcttcttttcatctaCTGTCACTGCCGTGGTTGccgtagaagaagaagaagaagaagaagaagaagaagaagaagaagaattctaACTGCATCATCCGGAATGATGTCCGTTCACCAAAATTCTGATGACAATTTTGGTCCGAGTCATTATGAGGGAGCAAATcgaaacaaattttaaaatgtcgGAGCGAATATTGCTAAATTTAAGGCTTTAAGGGGTAAAAAACTAGGGGACAACACAATTCTCCTAAAGCTCAATGATTGTATTAGTTTCATTGTGCATGAAGGTCTCTTCAATTATTCGATCACTGTCTCCAGTTTTGAATGATAGCTAAATGTTAATGTCACATAATAGTTGTAAATCATCCAAAAGATAGACCATTGCTTATGTTTATCTCTTATTTTCACATGCAATTATGACTAATTATTACGTAACATGTCAAAAAACCCACATTGACTGGGAGAGGTCCTATCGAGTAATCCACTAATCAAACACTCGTTCTCAAATGATCGTCATCTTATATGTTATTACAAGTATTCCTTTAAAAGATTAGGCCCAAACGAAAAGGATGGATCGTATTTActtctaagaaaatattttttcaaatcattcattttcgcAAAATAGACGGAGCATAATTACCTTAAGTGTGTAATCAAggttattcatttttcacgaaatagaCAGAATCTAATTACCTTTAACGTGTAACCAGGGTCAGGAATGACATTGTTGATATGGCATTGCGTGCCCTATACTCCCCAAAACTAGCCCCGTGCTGGACACGATCGGTCGGAATTATTGCTTGATCTCGGTGTTCTGtccaataaagaaagaaaactacACTTTGTCTTTAACCTTCCATTACCTTTCATGAAGAACGGTCATTCCCCAGCTCCACTCCAGGGTCCTCCAATCGCGCATGTTCAGATACAATCGAAGTCAATTGTTAGTCTATGTAACACGCAGTGCGTAACatgaaaattaagatttgaccTATATCCCTCCTTCATCGAGCTTCTAGTTCACATATCCCTGAGCGCCTGCAAGCACATAGCTAGGCGAACATTTGTGTGATGTGGTCGTTACCTTTCAATTTATATCCAAATCGATCGACACCCGGTTGTCAAGACCCAAACTCACGAGGCCCAACGAGCCGGCAGAACATTGTAATCGAGGGAAATGGAGACCGCACGAACCACATATGCATCCTGGATATGCATGCAGCCTGATCATCCGCCGGTCTACAAGAATTTCCGATCAGCACTTCACGTGCATATTTTTCCAAGTCCCATCGATCACGGACGCTACGGGTTTCAAGAACAATCCACGTCCAGAAAGCATCCGTAGCGGCTGAATACGCGCTTCGATTTGGCGTTTATGCTAAGGGAAATGTCTCATTTGACGGGTCAGGGAGTGACTTTGAAGAATCAAAGATTTCTTCaaagataaaaatagaaaatgcagaAGTTCACACATTAATTTGGCAGCAAAGCTGCCGTCTCACGTCTGTATATTAAATCTGTAGGGCCTAATCTCTATGTCGAGGTTGGTATCTACGCTTTATGTCACGCGACACGTATCATCTTATGGAAGAGCGTTGACTTTGATGGAATATATGCACATAATTTCCCTCCTCCGCTCCGTCTTCCAAACATGTTTATCAAAAGGAGTCTCCCTGCACACCTTCATCCATGTCTCCTCCTCGTCTTCACCTCCGCCCTCTTGGAGATTGCCTTCGTGGCCCGTGGCGATGTCGGCACGGCTTCTCACTATACCCCTCCATACCAACGTAAGTCCTAACCCTACTAGGAAAAGAGAGAACGAGGAGAGAAGTTCTCTCCatcatttgaaaagaaatggaCTTATATTGATTTGGCAGACGTAGAAGCTTACATGACTTCTCTCTTTAACCCTTTTGCTTTTAGCGACGGAATGCTACGGTGGGGACCCATCACAGTTCCCGTCGAGCAACCTGTTCGCGGCGGCGGGTGACGGGGTGTGGGACAACGGGGCGGCGTGCGGGAGGCAGTACCTGGTGCGGTGCATCAGCGCGTCGAAGTCCGGCACCTGCATCCCCGAACGCACTATCCAGATCAAGATCGTCGACTATGCCCTCTCGTCCTCGTCTGCAGCCGTCGCCTCCAAGCAGTCCGTCACCGGCGCCACCTTGGTCCTGTCTCAGACCGCGTTCGGAGCCATTGCCAATTCCTCCGTGGATTCTATCAACGTCGAGTTCCAACAGTAAGTAACTCCAGTTTCCCCCTTTCTCCGTACTTTCTGTGAATCTCGTGCTAGTTAGTTGGACCCCATTTTTCGAGCTTTCGAATTCTTTTCCGCCCTTTTTTTCGCCGTAATATGGTAGAATTCTTGCGACAAACTCGGAATTCGGATGCTTCCGAAAAGGAATCGCAGTAATTCAGGGTATAAGAACTTCCAATGATCAACCTGTCTTGCTAAACTCCAGCTGCGGTTGCAATCACAATACATCGAACCAaaactttaatttaaatagCAGCGGTAATGCGACAATCATGTTAGACAATTCGTGTCGTCGGTCAAACCAAAAACTAAGTTCGTCTCAATTCTTATATGTTTACAACGGGCATATTTTGTAATTCAAAAACAATGAGCGTATCAAGCTGCGACGCCGGCGTTCGCATTAATTGTCGATTAAAATAAGGTGGGATAGAAGCAAATTTCAAAATGGATGCGGCCTAATCCGCCGACGATTTCAATATCAGCACGTTGACTTCGATATGgtaaaagttttcaaatcatatatatattttgtattcGGAACGTGCAGGGTCTGATCTAAGATTCTGGAGATAATCTGGCGACTGCTCGATATTGAAGGATGGAGAGGCAGAGAAAGTCCAAAGGGAACTCGACGAATGAAAATCGAATTGGATCAATTCTTGCGTCGTCCTCTAGAATGATGATCGATTTGTTGTtgaaaattcttcttcttctttttcccttcttttcccCCGTTAGTATTGGTCTTCTTTGTCTTGCACAAGTTCGtcattccttcattttctaCAATTGCACGTCGTTTCATGTTGTATTAATCAAAGAGAGGGACAGATTTTTCATGTGAGAAGGTCGGACATGAATTTCTTGGAGGCTTCCCCAGATTTGGAAGCTTCTCTTTATTGCTAGTCTTCGTTTTCGGTGGAAGAGGGGTGTAATAATCACACCTAACATGCATACCTACTTACGCAATTGCTTTAATTTCTCTCACCTAaaccaattttaaaaaattcctcCTTTTAAGATGAACCAACCATGtcgaccaaaatatatatatatatatatatgaagaatCAATTTATATGATGATCACACGGGGCTGACGTAGCATAATTGATGAACCACGTTATCTACACGATAAATATTAGCTGGTTTTTCTATTATCATTATTGTTAAAATGTGACTGTTGCGGGATATATTTCTGTTTTAAAATATGAGAACCGACTACAAAAAGgggacagtttttttttttttttcgggtgttgggattagaaagaaaattttcagtaTCCCTCCTTATGTTTGGATAAATCACTTCA
This genomic stretch from Eucalyptus grandis isolate ANBG69807.140 chromosome 3, ASM1654582v1, whole genome shotgun sequence harbors:
- the LOC104436638 gene encoding EG45-like domain containing protein, with translation MFIKRSLPAHLHPCLLLVFTSALLEIAFVARGDVGTASHYTPPYQPTECYGGDPSQFPSSNLFAAAGDGVWDNGAACGRQYLVRCISASKSGTCIPERTIQIKIVDYALSSSSAAVASKQSVTGATLVLSQTAFGAIANSSVDSINVEFQQV